The DNA sequence ACAATCAAATTCCATCCGAATGTCGCAGTGTTTCTTAATCTGTTTGAAGCCCATCTTGATTATCACAAGACGATTGATAATTATCTGGAAGCGAAAAGCAAGATTTTCGCAAATCAGTCAGAAGATGATTTTCTAATCTACAATGCTGATGATGAAAAGGTTTCAAAAGCGGCCCAATCAGCTAAATCTCAAAAAATCCCGTTCTCTCTAAAGCAGCATCTTGAAAACGGTGCATGGGCTGACGACAATGCAGTCTACTTTAGAGGTGAGGAAATTATAAAGCGCGCTGAAATTGCTCTAGTCGGAGAACATAATCTGTCAAACATTCTTGCAGCTATCAGTGCATCTAAGCTAAGCGGGGCAACGACAGAAGGAATCCGTTCCGTTTTGAAGACCTTTTCTGGTGTAAAGCATCGGCTTCAATTTGTCACAGAGCTTCAGGGACGTTACTTTTATAATGACTCCAAGGCGACGAATATCCTTGCAACGGAAAAGGCGCTATCCTCGTTCACTAAGCCGGTGATTCTATTGTGCGGAGGTCTTGACCGTGGTAATAGCTTTGAAGAACTGGAACCAAGCCTTTCAGGTGTAAAGGCAATGGTCGTTTTTGGTGAAACAGCAGCAAAGCTTACACAATCCGGAAAGGCAGCCAACATCGATCAAGTTGTCCATACAGACAATATGCAAGAGGCAGTCGAGGCTGCTTGGAAACTATCTGAACAAGGAGATGTCATTCTCCTTTCACCAGCGTGTGCAAGTTGGGATCAGTACCCGACATTTGAAAAAAGAGGCGACATGTTTATAGAAGCGGTGCATACCCTTATATAGGGGGTTGTACTGCTCGCATATTTATAGAGACAGAATCATTGACACCCCTCATTTCCAATCAGGAAGAAGGGGTGTTTTCTTTTGTCTAAATTAAATACGAGACATCAGCCACAAGTGGACAAGGTACTGCTATTCATCATCCTTGCTTTGCTAGCAGTTGGTGTCATTATGGTTCTCAGCTCGTCGTACGTGTGGGCGGAATATAAATATGATGATCATTTATTCTTTGCCAAGCGCCAACTTTTGTTTGCCGGAGTAGGGGTTGTCGCTATGTTCTTCATTATGAATGTTCCGTATCATACATGGGAAACACACGCAAAATTGCTTCTGATTATTTGTTTTGTATTGCTTGTTTTGGTCCTTGTTCCAGGGGTGGGCCTCGTAAGGGGAGGAGCGCGTAGCTGGATTGGAATCGGAGCTTTCAGTATCCAGCCTTCAGAATTTATGAAGCTTGGTTTGATTGCATTTTTGGCCAAATTCCTTTCGGAGAGGCAAAAGTACATGTCCTCGTTCAGAAAAGGATTCTTGCCCGCGGTTTCTCTCGTCTTCATAGCATTCGGTTTTATTATGCTCCAGCCAGATCTCGGTACAGGAGTTGTCCTTGTCGGGACATGCATGCTTATGATCTTTGTCTCTGGAGCTAGTATTAAGCATTTCTCCGGGCTCGCTGCACTTGGAGTTGGGGGATTCATTTTCCTGATTGCTTCAGCGCCATACAGAATTAAACGAATTACGGCCTTTCTTGATCCGTGGCAGGATCCTAGAGGAGATGGATTCCAAATCATTCAATCTCTATATGCAATTGGACCTGGAGGCCTGATGGGCACGGGAATTGGAAAGAGTCTGCAGAAATATTTCTACTTGCCAGAACCTCAAACTGATTTCATTTTCGCAATCCTGGCAGAGGAACTGGGCTTCATAGGAGGAGCAGCAGTTATTGTCCTATTCATTCTTTTCTTATGGAGAGGAATTA is a window from the Aciduricibacillus chroicocephali genome containing:
- the murD gene encoding UDP-N-acetylmuramoyl-L-alanine--D-glutamate ligase; its protein translation is MKQLIDFPYKSALVLGLAKSGTAAADLLLNQSVKVRVNDMKTEETDPIVTDLKRRGAEVVLGSHPLSVLDGIDLLIKNPGIPYDHIIVAEAEKRGLPIITEIELASELAEGPIIGITGSNGKTTTTTLVREMLAASNVPVKAAGNIGKVAAETVQSMGKDERLVLELSSFQLQGTIKFHPNVAVFLNLFEAHLDYHKTIDNYLEAKSKIFANQSEDDFLIYNADDEKVSKAAQSAKSQKIPFSLKQHLENGAWADDNAVYFRGEEIIKRAEIALVGEHNLSNILAAISASKLSGATTEGIRSVLKTFSGVKHRLQFVTELQGRYFYNDSKATNILATEKALSSFTKPVILLCGGLDRGNSFEELEPSLSGVKAMVVFGETAAKLTQSGKAANIDQVVHTDNMQEAVEAAWKLSEQGDVILLSPACASWDQYPTFEKRGDMFIEAVHTLI
- the spoVE gene encoding stage V sporulation protein E, whose translation is MSKLNTRHQPQVDKVLLFIILALLAVGVIMVLSSSYVWAEYKYDDHLFFAKRQLLFAGVGVVAMFFIMNVPYHTWETHAKLLLIICFVLLVLVLVPGVGLVRGGARSWIGIGAFSIQPSEFMKLGLIAFLAKFLSERQKYMSSFRKGFLPAVSLVFIAFGFIMLQPDLGTGVVLVGTCMLMIFVSGASIKHFSGLAALGVGGFIFLIASAPYRIKRITAFLDPWQDPRGDGFQIIQSLYAIGPGGLMGTGIGKSLQKYFYLPEPQTDFIFAILAEELGFIGGAAVIVLFILFLWRGIKISLEAPDGFGRLLSLGVIFMVTIQVMINVSVVIGLIPVTGITLPFLSYGGSSLTLTLMSAGVVLNISRHSRL